In Solanum stenotomum isolate F172 chromosome 6, ASM1918654v1, whole genome shotgun sequence, one DNA window encodes the following:
- the LOC125866967 gene encoding chalcone--flavanone isomerase isoform X1, with translation MALVSKLQVENYVFPSTMVKPPGSNNTFFLAGAGNRGLEIEGKFVKFTAIGVYLEESAIPFLADKWKGKSSEELEHSVEFFRDIVSGPFEKFTRVTMILPLTGKQYSEKVAENCVAYWKAIGTYSDPERQAIEKFLNVFQSETFPPGASIIFTQSPLGSLTISFSKDDSVPCVGNAVIENKQLSEAVLDSIIGEHGVSPAAKCSIAKRVSELLVCEKPGSELSSVQ, from the exons ATGGCGCTCGTTTCAAAATTGCAGGTTGAGAATTATGTGTTCCCATCAACAATGGTGAAACCTCCGGGCTCCAACAATACGTTTTTCCTCGCCGGCGCAg GGAATAGAGGTTTGGAGATTGAAGGAAAATTTGTGAAGTTTACTGCGATCGGTGTGTACTTGGAAGAGAGTGCTATTCCATTTCTAGCTGATAAATGGAAAGGGAAAAGCTCTGAGGAGTTGGAACATTCAGTCGAATTCTTCAGGGATATCGTTTCAG GTCCATTTGAGAAATTCACTCGAGTGACTATGATCTTGCCCTTGACGGGTAAGCAATACTCTGAGAAGGTGGCAGAAAATTGTGTTGCCTATTGGAAAGCAATAGGAACCTACAGTGATCCAGAGAGGCAGGCCATTGAAAAGTTCCTCAATGTTTTCCAGAGTGAAACCTTCCCACCTGGTGCCTCCATCATTTTTACTCAATCACCGCTTGGATCATTGACG ATTAGCTTCTCTAAAGATGATTCAGTTCCTTGCGTTGGGAATGCTGTTATAGAGAACAAACAATTGTCAGAAGCAGTGCTGGATTCCATAATTGGCGAGCATGGAGTTTCCCCTGCAGCAAAGTGTAGTATTGCCAAAAGAGTATCAGAACTGTTGGTTTGTGAAAAACCAGGAAGTGAGTTATCCTCGGTCCAGTAA
- the LOC125866967 gene encoding chalcone--flavanone isomerase isoform X2, with protein sequence MACVTKLQVENNVFPSTVVKPPNSNNTFFLGGAGNRGLEIEGKFVKFTAIGVYLEESAIPFLADKWKGKSSEELEHSVEFFRDIVSGPFEKFTRVTMILPLTGKQYSEKVAENCVAYWKAIGTYSDPERQAIEKFLNVFQSETFPPGASIIFTQSPLGSLTISFSKDDSVPCVGNAVIENKQLSEAVLDSIIGEHGVSPAAKCSIAKRVSELLVCEKPGSELSSVQ encoded by the exons ATGGCTTGTGTTACTAAATTGCAAGTTGAGAATAATGTGTTCCCATCAACAGTGGTTAAGCCTCCTAATTCCAACAATACCTTTTTCCTTGGTGGAGCAg GGAATAGAGGTTTGGAGATTGAAGGAAAATTTGTGAAGTTTACTGCGATCGGTGTGTACTTGGAAGAGAGTGCTATTCCATTTCTAGCTGATAAATGGAAAGGGAAAAGCTCTGAGGAGTTGGAACATTCAGTCGAATTCTTCAGGGATATCGTTTCAG GTCCATTTGAGAAATTCACTCGAGTGACTATGATCTTGCCCTTGACGGGTAAGCAATACTCTGAGAAGGTGGCAGAAAATTGTGTTGCCTATTGGAAAGCAATAGGAACCTACAGTGATCCAGAGAGGCAGGCCATTGAAAAGTTCCTCAATGTTTTCCAGAGTGAAACCTTCCCACCTGGTGCCTCCATCATTTTTACTCAATCACCGCTTGGATCATTGACG ATTAGCTTCTCTAAAGATGATTCAGTTCCTTGCGTTGGGAATGCTGTTATAGAGAACAAACAATTGTCAGAAGCAGTGCTGGATTCCATAATTGGCGAGCATGGAGTTTCCCCTGCAGCAAAGTGTAGTATTGCCAAAAGAGTATCAGAACTGTTGGTTTGTGAAAAACCAGGAAGTGAGTTATCCTCGGTCCAGTAA
- the LOC125866961 gene encoding peroxidase 11 — MAFINFYQSRIVIFEFLVLVFIGICFSKLNGISDSHLSLDYYKKTCPSVEGIVRKEMECACLSDPRNAALILRLHFHDCFVQGCDGSVLLDDTVTLKGEKNAPNNKNALKGFKIIDRIKNRIESECPGTVSCADILTIAARDAVLLVGGPYWDVPLGRKDSIKAGYELADTNLPTADEGLISIISKFISQGLSVTDMVALSGAHTIGKARCVNFRNRIYGDFKMTSTSYINPISSSYLSKLKSLCPPIEINGSSDNNETSMDNVTPNLFDNSYYHVLLKGEGLINSDQELYSSFLGVQTKKIVEKYAANTIAFFEQFAESMVKMGNITNKETYVNGEVRKSCRFVNT; from the exons ATGgcttttattaatttttatcaatcaagaattgtgatttttgagtttttggtttTGGTATTTATTGGCATTTGTTTTAGCAAATTGAATGGAATTAGTGATTCACATTTAAGTCTTgattattataagaaaacatGTCCTTCTGTAGAAGGAATTGTGAGGAAAGAAATGGAATGTGCTTGTCTTTCTGATCCTCGTAATGCTGCTTTGATTTTGAGATTACATTTCCACGATTGCTTTGTTCAG GGTTGCGATGGTTCGGTATTGTTGGATGATACAGTGACattaaaaggagaaaagaatGCTCCAAACAACAAAAATGCATTAAAAGGATTCAAAATTATTGAtagaattaaaaatagaattgaATCTGAGTGTCCAGGAACTGTTTCTTGTGCTGATATTCTAACGATTGCTGCTAGAGATGCTGTTCTTCTG GTTGGTGGACCTTATTGGGATGTTCCATTAGGtagaaaagactcaataaaagcAGGATATGAATTGGCAGATACAAATCTTCCAACAGCTGATGAAGGATTAATTTCTATTATATCTAAGTTTATATCACAAGGACTTTCTGTTACTGATATGGTTGCTCTGTCTG GTGCACATACAATAGGAAAAGCAAGATGTGTGAATTTCAGAAATAGAATATATGGAGATTTCAAAATGACAAGTACTTCATATATAAATCCAATTTCATCCTCATATCTTAGTAAATTAAAATCATTATGTCCTCCAATTGAAATTAATGGATCATCAGACAACAATGAAACATCAATGGACAATGTTACTCCAAATTTATTTGATAATTCATATTATCATGTCTTACTTAAAGGTGAAGGACTCATAAATTCAGATCAAGAACTTTATTCAAGTTTTCTTGGagttcaaacaaaaaaaattgttgaaaaatatgCAGCAAATACAATTgcattttttgaacaatttgCTGAATCAATGGTCAAAATGGGAAATATTACAAATAAAGAGACTTATGTGAATGGAGAAGTGAGAAAGAGTTGTAGGTTTGTgaatacataa
- the LOC125866954 gene encoding F-box/FBD/LRR-repeat protein At1g13570-like, with protein MMAPEAKKQCCESLPFDVLSNLPENVIDIILMCLPFRDAVRTSILSNIWRYKWCRLPELTLDDAFWKTKNNLICHTTAITKIIYHILIFHEGPITKFTLCVPKSRSCPMIDDLIYFLAKNGIRDLVLKLPFKSEPYELPPSFFKSLQLRNLNLQNCLILRPPTFKGLDRLIRLELCEVSISSEELGSLISHCLLLEHLVLYIAETYSNLIEINAPRLKSFYFAGSVRSIFLKNIPLLAKLLLASSDTDYFGEEKWDMVKFFESFESFSALEHIYLNMIFAAEAGEVPTRLPFSLNSVKRLDISVDLYNSVEVSCVLCLIRSFPYLQYMDISEAYPKYDIEEAYQVEFTSDVTFNHLREVRLTLASGSIIEMQLAKLLLANSPMLVRMLFASCVVKASAAVKKLAAELTTFQRASPKAEVSFIEN; from the exons ATGATGGCTCCTGAGGCTAAAAAGCAGTGTTGTGAATCTTTACCTTTTGATGTACTTAGCAATCTTCCAGAGAATGTAATTGATATCATTTTGATGTGTTTGCCATTTAGAGATGCGGTGAGGACTAGCATCTTATCAAACATATGGAGATATAAATGGTGCCGACTTCCTGAGTTGACACTTGATGATGCTTTTTGGAAAACTAAGAATAACTTAATATGCCATACGACTGCGATTACCAAGATTATCTAccatattttgatatttcatgaAGGACCGATTACAAAGTTTACACTCTGTGTTCCTAAGTCAAGAAGTTGTCCTATGATCGATGACTTGATATATTTCCTCGCGAAAAATGGCATTCGGGATCTTGTGCTTAAACTTCCATTCAAGAGTGAACCATACGAATTGCCACCTTCATTTTTCAAAAGCTTGCAGTTGAGGAATTTGAATCTCCAGAATTGCTTAATACTTCGTCCACCAACCTTCAAAGGACTTGATAGGTTAATTAGGTTGGAACtatgtgaagtttcaatttcttcCGAGGAGCTAGGAAGTTTAATCTCTCATTGCTTGTTGCTCGAGCATTTGGTGTTGTATATTGCCGAGACTTATAGCAACCTCATTGAAATTAATGCTCCCAGGCTGAAATCATTTTACTTCGCAGGCAGTGTAAGATCTATCTTTTTAAAGAATATCCCTCTTCTGGCAAAACTTTTACTTGCATCTAGCGACACAGATTATTTTGGGGAAGAAAAATGGGATATGGTGAAGTTTTTCGAGTCGTTTGAATCTTTTTCTGCTCTCGAGCATATATACTTGAATATG aTATTTGCTGCAGAAGCGGGTGAAGTACCAACGAGGCTTCCCTTTAGTCTTAACAGTGTCAAAAGACTTGACATAAGTGTTGATCTTTATAACTCGGTTGAGGTGTCATGTGTTCTTTGCTTGATAAGAAGCTTCCCGTATTTACAATATATGGATATTTCG GAGGCTTATCCTAAATATGATATAGAAGAAGCTTATCAAGTAGAATTTACCTCGGATGTGACGTTTAACCACCTAAGGGAAGTTAGGCTAACACTTGCTAGTGGCTCAATCATCGAGATGCAGCTTGCCAAACTTCTGTTAGCCAATTCTCCCATGCTAGTGAGAATGCTCTTCGCGTCGTGTGTAGTTAAAGCATCTGCTGCAGTCAAAAAACTCGCTGCTGAGTTAACAACATTTCAGCGTGCATCACCTAAAGCAGAGGTGTCCTTCATCGAAAACTAG
- the LOC125866949 gene encoding inorganic pyrophosphatase TTM2, whose protein sequence is MPKDTSNDESTRRAGLLKDQVRLVKRKNCDRYEIISIPDNLSFEKGFFVVIRACQLLVQKNEGLIVLGVAGPSGAGKTVFTEKILSFMPNVAVISMDNYNDASRVVDGNFDDPRLTDYDTLLKNINDLKAGKPAEVPIYDFKSSSRIGYRTLEVPSSRILIIEGIYALSEKLRPFLDLRISVTGGVHFDLVKRVLRDIQRAGQEPSEIIHQISETVYPMYKAFIEPDLQTAHIKIINKFNPFTGFQSPTYILKSSRDVQVDQIKSALSEEHIESTEQTYDIYLLPPGEDPETCQSYLRMRNKDGKYSLMFEEWVTDSPFVISPRISFEVSVKLLGGLMALGYTIATILKRSSHVFSDEKVCVKIDWLEQLNRHYVQVQGRDRLIVKSVADQLGLEGSYTPRTYIEQIQLEKLVNEVMALPDDLKTKLSLDEDLVSSPKEALSRASAERVAWRNKNLRSGLSHSYANHREKNLSKIDTDSQRFDDRNTDSATLANQGAVTHLSEQISTLNDRMDDFTSKMEELNSKLTKKRASPSTQSLALQAEACNGSGPTSYFISGLENGSLTGSIMPNSSSSSLLIPKESNLMEELSNVARGQRQIMHQLDSLSNLLRDRLGEQSRQARTSKRRDLNSIRVPLIVTLAVSGLGFFLFKSRN, encoded by the exons ATGCCTAAAGATACTAGTAATGATGAATCTACTCGGAGAGCTGGTCTCTTAAAGGACCAGGTTCGACTAGTCAAGAGAAAGAACTGTGATCGATATGAAATCATCTCGATACCTGATAATTTGTCATTTGAGAAAGGTTTCTTTGTTGTAATCCGTGCATGCCAGTTGTTGgttcaaaagaatgaaggatTGATAGTACTTGGTGTTGCTGGTCCCTCCGGAGCAGGAAAGACTGTGTTTACAGAGAAAATACTCAGCTTCATGCCAAATGTTGCAGTTATCTCAATGGATAATTACAATGATGCTAGTCGAGTAGTTGATGGAAACTTTGATG ATCCACGACTTACAGACTATGATACATTGCTGAAAAACATCAATGATCTAAAGGCCGGGAAGCCGGCTGAGGTTCCCATATATGATTTCAAATCTAGCTCTCGCATAGGATACAG GACTCTTGAAGTACCTAGCTCCCGCATTCTGATAATTGAGGGTATCTATGCTTTGAGTGAAAAGTTGCGGCCTTTTCTAGATCTTCGCATATCTGTGACAGGTGGAGTTCACTTTGATCTTGTCAAAAGGGTTTTACGGGATATACAGCGTGCCGGGCAGGAACCCTCGGAGATAATCCATCAAATATCTGAAACG GTTTATCCAATGTACAAGGCTTTTATTGAACCTGATCTCCAGACTGCACATataaaaatcatcaacaaattTAATCCGTTTACTGGATTTCAGAGTCCTACATACATTCTAAAG TCTTCTAGGGATGTGCAAGTCGATCAAATCAAGTCTGCATTATCTGAAGAACACATTGAAAGTACGGAGCAAACTTACGACATATACCTTCTGCCACCTGGTGAAGATCCAGAGACATGCCAATCATATCTGAGGATGAGAAACAAAGATGGAAAATACAGTCTCATGTTTGAG GAGTGGGTCACTGATTCTCCCTTTGTCATATCGCCAAGAATCAGTTTTGAAGTTAGTGTGAAGCTTCTTGGTGGATTGATGGCCTTGGGATACACGATTGCAACAATACTCAAAAGAAGTAGTCATGTATTTTCTGATGAAAAGGTTTGCGTGAAAATTGATTGGCTAGAGCAACTGAACCGGCATTATGTTCAG GTCCAAGGAAGAGATCGCCTAATTGTAAAATCGGTTGCTGATCAGCTGGGATTGGAGGGTTCATACACTCCGCGTACATATATTGAGCAAATACAGCTAGAGAAGCTTGTGAATGAAGTTATG GCACTACCAGATGATTTGAAAACGAAGCTTAGCTTAGATGAAGATCTCGTCTCCAGCCCAAAagaagctctctctcgagcctCAGCAGAGAGAGTAGCATGGAGAAATAAGAATTTAAGAAG TGGATTGTCCCATTCCTATGCAAATCACAGAGAGAAAAATCTATCCAAGATTGATACTGATAGTCAGAGGTTTGATGACAGAAACACTGATTCAGCAACATTAGCAAACCAG GGAGCTGTTACACATTTATCGGAACAAATATCTACCTTGAATGATCGGATGGATGATTTTACATCTAAAATGGAAGAACTTAATTCCAAGTTAACCAAAAAAAGAGCTTCTCCGAGCACACAAAGTCTGGCTTTGCAAGCCGAAGCTTGTAATGGATCCGGCCCAACTTCTTACTTCATATCTGGTTTAGAAAATGGTTCCTTGACAGGATCCATTATGCCAAATTCATCATCCTCTTCTTTGCTAATTCCAAAGGAGTCCAATCTGATGGAAGAG CTATCTAACGTTGCACGCGGACAGCGCCAAATTATGCATCAGTTAGACAGCCTTAGCAATCTTCTTCGCGACAGACTGGGAGAACAATCACGGCAAGCCAGAACAAGCAAGAGAAGAGATCTAAATTCGATCAGAGTACCTCTCATTGTGACCTTAGCAGTTAGTGGATTGGGGTTCTTTCTGTTTAAGAGCCGAAACTGA